One Aethina tumida isolate Nest 87 chromosome 5, icAetTumi1.1, whole genome shotgun sequence genomic window carries:
- the LOC126265505 gene encoding protein insensitive-like encodes MMNEKEQTQTENEYEMATPKRPYNYLLLVLCEVALRDYNPEEDSISSENAEATNDHQPNELTNNQSPETGFSDEEDTDNDDSSNDESVSESEHFTDESDSNWQPIEEVTPKRRRLHINPQVYSSDEQVAPIIKRKKITPISQSQSPDYVVIGSGGNKVPRDAYEKINWKNYRIATRKLMNLLFTKKTMATSSLTGKKSPAFLHKKCKPQLNPIIVGDIVECIEKNCEVDRQRIRNVFTTKCADENKILRRLQIDKGK; translated from the coding sequence ATGATGAACGAAAAAGAACAAACACAAACAGAGAACGAGTACGAAATGGCAACTCCTAAACGTCCATACAATTACCTTCTTTTAGTGTTGTGTGAAGTGGCATTAAGAGATTATAATCCAGAAGAAGATTCCATTAGTTCCGAAAATGCTGAAGCTACTAATGATCATCAGCCAAATGAATTGACCAATAATCAATCACCAGAAACAGGTTTTTCTGATGAAGAAGACACCGACAACGATGACTCGTCTAATGATGAGTCCGTTTCGGAATCAGAACATTTTACTGATGAAAGTGACTCAAATTGGCAACCAATCGAGGAAGTTACCCCTAAAAGGAGAAGATTACACATAAATCCTCAAGTATATAGTAGTGATGAACAAGTTGCGCCAATcattaaaagaaagaaaataacacCAATTAGTCAGTCCCAATCACCGGACTACGTGGTGATTGGGTCAGGTGGTAACAAAGTGCCAAGGGATGCGTACGAGAagattaattggaaaaattatagaatagcCACGAGGAAATTAATGAACTTGCTGTTCACTAAGAAAACGATGGCTACCTCTTCGTTGACGGGGAAAAAGAGTCCGGCTTTTCTGCACAAAAAGTGTAAGCCGCAGTTGAACCCAATAATTGTGGGGGACATTGTGGAATGTATTGAGAAGAACTGTGAGGTGGACCGTCAACGAATCCGCAACGTTTTTACCACCAAATGTGCGGATGAGAACAAGATATTAAGACGGCTACAAATTGATAAGGGTAAATAG
- the LOC126265506 gene encoding uncharacterized protein LOC126265506 isoform X1, which produces MSEIKYTIGVLCKLLNLLFHDVNLSVEHFRMAKENKNNKILMETLGKLLRNLKYEKIDFGDFSKSLKFGSRKMLFLITFIIAKPSLDQLFFDKLKTSPFDENYDFLKVENRKHGNIFNLVNEEERNYDLMLWIKGKLEQNLMQIQEYKKQNKTIIKKLHVNSSDNSDNLSVNKILALSNKFLCKQFMEETNELMDTLENLLIWKRKEHVFWKWMKEIL; this is translated from the exons ATGAGTgaaattaaatacacaattggagtgttgtgtaaattattgaatttactaTTTCACGATGTAAATTTGTCAGTTGAACATTTTCGTATGGCCAAAgagaacaaaaacaataaaattctg ATGGAAACTTTAGGAAAATTattacgaaatttaaaatacgagAAAATTGACTTTGGTGATTTTTCAAAGTCCCTGAAATTTGGTAGCAGAAAGATGCTTTTCTTGATTACCTTTATAATTGCAAAGCCATCATTGgaccaattattttttgataaattgaagACGTCACCCTTCGATGAAAACTATGATTTCTTAAAAGTAGAAAATCGGAAGcatggtaatatttttaatcttgttAATGAGGAGGAACGAAATTATGACTTAATGTTGTGGATTAAAGGGAAGTTGGAGCAAAATTTGATGCAAAttcaagaatataaaaagcaaaataaaacaattataaaaaaa ttacatGTAAATAGTTCTGACAATTCAGATAATTTAtctgtaaacaaaattttggcATTATCAAACAAGTTTTTATGCAAACAGTTTATGGAAGAGACGAACGAATTGATGGATACTTTGGAAAATTTGTTAATCTGGAAACGGAAGGAACATGTCTTTTGGAAATGGATG aaagaaattttataa
- the LOC126265581 gene encoding uncharacterized protein LOC126265581 produces the protein MKGKLMFALCNSCGESSQQRECCHTEEEQSFTGTWVIAEVLKALEEGYRIGEVFEVWTYETRQYNHAAGQLGLFTEMMNKFIKIKQEASGWPADCVNDVVTQQQYLVDFEEDEKVKLTPKRIENNPGLRSLAKLMPNSFWGKCGQRENQPQTTIVNDPQECFDLLAHPSKNVNSITPVNKQTVVINWEYADEAVESLPTVNVVVAAFVTAQARLKLYEYLEMLDTRVLYYNTDSVIYVSNNLFPDPLTGKFIGDITDELEIYGIGFYITEFVSGGPKNYAYSVWSTTKQCIEHVCKVKGIALTYSASQLINFEEIKQIVLKKTEPIHLTSMNFVRTKDHRVITKEETKTYRTNSTKRLFMDDNSSRLFGYKVPGSD, from the coding sequence ATGAAGGGAAAGTTAATGTTCGCCCTTTGCAACAGCTGTGGTGAAAGTTCACAACAACGTGAGTGTTGCCATACGGAGGAAGAACAGTCGTTCACCGGGACATGGGTAATTGCAGAAGTACTTAAAGCATTGGAAGAAGGCTACAGGATTGGGGAAGTGTTTGAAGTGTGGACATACGAAACGCGTCAGTACAACCATGCGGCGGGTCAGCTGGGTTTATTCACAgaaatgatgaataaattcatcaaaattaaacaggaaGCGTCCGGCTGGCCCGCAGATTGCGTAAACGATGTAGTCACACAGCAACAATACTTGGTGGATTTTGAAGAAGATGAAAAAGTGAAACTAACACCGAAACGCATCGAAAATAACCCTGGTCTTCGATCCCTCGCCAAATTAATGCCGAATTCGTTCTGGGGAAAGTGTGGACAACGCGAAAACCAACCCCAAACAACCATCGTCAACGATCCTCAGGAATGCTTTGATCTCCTTGCGCATCCGTCGAAGAATGTCAACAGTATAACTCCTGTTAATAAACAAACTGTTGTAATCAACTGGGAGTACGCCGACGAGGCTGTGGAATCTCTGCCCACTGTGAATGTGGTAGTTGCAGCTTTTGTTACAGCACAGGCCCGTTTGAAGTTGTACGAATATCTAGAGATGTTGGATACACGTGTTTTATACTACAATACCGATTCCGTTATCTATGTGTCAAACAACCTTTTTCCAGATCCCCTGACTGGAAAATTCATTGGAGATATCACCGATGAGCTGGAGATATACGGTATCGGTTTCTACATCACGGAATTTGTTTCGGGCGGACCGAAAAATTACGCATACTCGGTGTGGTCAACGACAAAGCAATGTATCGAACATGTTTGTAAGGTGAAAGGGATCGCCTTAACATACAGCGCTTCtcagttgattaattttgaggaaattaaacaaattgttctGAAAAAAACAGAGCCCATTCATTTGACGTCGATGAACTTTGTGCGGACAAAAGATCATCGCGTAATAACCAAAGAAGAGACAAAGACATACAGAACGAATTCAACAAAGAGACTCTTCATGGATGACAACAGTTCTCGATTATTCGGATACAAGGTCCCAGGAAGTGATTAA
- the LOC126265580 gene encoding uncharacterized protein LOC126265580, whose amino-acid sequence MEVEFCEKCGVRTQVIINNPIANFMNFVLNQRKIFKRVTVIAHNGQAFDHQLILNYILTKTDIKPNLIMRGTKIILAEVGNVRFLDSLNYFPMALAKLPKAFGLAGNFKKGYFPHLFNTLENQQYVGPLSSVEFYGPNQMKPEDRHTFLNWHQEHQNDVFNFQEEIVAYCKSDVKILMRACLSFRSMLLNECKVCPFTEATTIASACNMVFVRNYLEADTIAVIPRGGYQMADNQSVIALQWLLWEENVRGITIHHAGTGREHIVGGGLKVDGFNEEQRQIFEFHGCYFHGCTSCFKFHRDTSIGGGKTDTTRNRYEATPVKTTRLRNLGFEVIEMWECNFRTLLKQSCDIRDFVENHPVLATSPMNPRDGFYGGRTGNTVTYYKCNKGERIKYIDECSLYPFVCKYGRFPLGHPTIHVGSAAQDIDLSTVDGMVKCKILPPTQL is encoded by the coding sequence ATGGAAGtggaattttgtgaaaaatgcgGCGTAAGGACCCAAGTAATTATCAACAACCCTATTgcaaattttatgaactttGTGCTGAAtcaaaggaaaattttcaaaagagtGACTGTGATTGCGCATAACGGTCAAGCATTCGACCATCAGCTCATCCTGAACTATATTCTCACCAAAACAGACATCAAGCCAAACTTAATTATGCGggggacaaaaattattttggctgAGGTGGGAAATGTGCGATTTTTGGACTcgctaaattattttccaatggcTCTGGCAAAGCTACCTAAAGCTTTCGGTCTTGCAGGAAACTTTAAGAAGGGTTATTTTCCACACTTGTTTAATACCCTGGAAAATCAGCAATACGTGGGTCCTTTATCATCTGTTGAATTTTACGGTCCGAATCAAATGAAGCCCGAGGACCGACATACGTTTTTAAACTGGCATCAAGAGCATCAgaatgatgtttttaatttccaggAGGAAATCGTCGCATATTGCAAGTCGGATGTGAAAATACTAATGAGAGCCTGTCTTTCATTTAGGTCGATGCTTCTTAACGAGTGTAAGGTTTGTCCATTCACTGAAGCAACAACAATAGCATCAGCGTGTAATATGGTGTTTGTTCGAAACTATCTGGAAGCCGATACAATCGCCGTTATTCCCCGTGGTGGTTACCAAATGGCTGATAATCAATCGGTTATCGCTTTACAATGGTTGTTGTGGGAGGAGAACGTACGAGGAATCACCATACATCACGCCGGTACAGGTCGAGAACACATAGTAGGAGGAGGACTCAAAGTTGACGGATTTAATGAGGAGCAGCGGCAAATATTTGAGTTTCACGGTTGTTACTTTCATGGATGCACCAGCTGTTTCAAATTTCACCGAGACACATCGATTGGAGGAGGTAAAACGGATACCACGCGAAATCGTTACGAGGCCACCCCCGTTAAAACGACTCGACTTCGCAACTTAGGATTTGAAGTCATCGAAATGTGGGAATGTAACTTCCGcacattattaaaacagaGTTGTGATATACGTGATTTTGTGGAAAACCATCCCGTGTTGGCAACATCACCAATGAATCCTCGTGACGGTTTTTATGGAGGACGAACCGGAAACACTGTTACATACTACAAATGTAACAAGGGTGAGCGCATCAAATATATCGATGAATGCTCGTTGTACCCTTTCGTGTGCAAGTACGGCCGATTTCCTCTAGGACACCCCACAATTCATGTAGGATCTGCAGCCCAGGACATTGATTTATCCACCGTAGATGGCATggtgaaatgtaaaattttaccacCCACGCAATTGTAG
- the LOC126265506 gene encoding uncharacterized protein LOC126265506 isoform X2: MSEIKYTIGVLCKLLNLLFHDVNLSVEHFRMAKENKNNKILMETLGKLLRNLKYEKIDFGDFSKSLKFGSRKMLFLITFIIAKPSLDQLFFDKLKTSPFDENYDFLKVENRKHGKLEQNLMQIQEYKKQNKTIIKKLHVNSSDNSDNLSVNKILALSNKFLCKQFMEETNELMDTLENLLIWKRKEHVFWKWMKEIL, from the exons ATGAGTgaaattaaatacacaattggagtgttgtgtaaattattgaatttactaTTTCACGATGTAAATTTGTCAGTTGAACATTTTCGTATGGCCAAAgagaacaaaaacaataaaattctg ATGGAAACTTTAGGAAAATTattacgaaatttaaaatacgagAAAATTGACTTTGGTGATTTTTCAAAGTCCCTGAAATTTGGTAGCAGAAAGATGCTTTTCTTGATTACCTTTATAATTGCAAAGCCATCATTGgaccaattattttttgataaattgaagACGTCACCCTTCGATGAAAACTATGATTTCTTAAAAGTAGAAAATCGGAAGcatg GGAAGTTGGAGCAAAATTTGATGCAAAttcaagaatataaaaagcaaaataaaacaattataaaaaaa ttacatGTAAATAGTTCTGACAATTCAGATAATTTAtctgtaaacaaaattttggcATTATCAAACAAGTTTTTATGCAAACAGTTTATGGAAGAGACGAACGAATTGATGGATACTTTGGAAAATTTGTTAATCTGGAAACGGAAGGAACATGTCTTTTGGAAATGGATG aaagaaattttataa
- the LOC126265506 gene encoding uncharacterized protein LOC126265506 isoform X3: MSEIKYTIGVLCKLLNLLFHDVNLSVEHFRMAKENKNNKILTSPFDENYDFLKVENRKHGNIFNLVNEEERNYDLMLWIKGKLEQNLMQIQEYKKQNKTIIKKLHVNSSDNSDNLSVNKILALSNKFLCKQFMEETNELMDTLENLLIWKRKEHVFWKWMKEIL, translated from the exons ATGAGTgaaattaaatacacaattggagtgttgtgtaaattattgaatttactaTTTCACGATGTAAATTTGTCAGTTGAACATTTTCGTATGGCCAAAgagaacaaaaacaataaaattctg ACGTCACCCTTCGATGAAAACTATGATTTCTTAAAAGTAGAAAATCGGAAGcatggtaatatttttaatcttgttAATGAGGAGGAACGAAATTATGACTTAATGTTGTGGATTAAAGGGAAGTTGGAGCAAAATTTGATGCAAAttcaagaatataaaaagcaaaataaaacaattataaaaaaa ttacatGTAAATAGTTCTGACAATTCAGATAATTTAtctgtaaacaaaattttggcATTATCAAACAAGTTTTTATGCAAACAGTTTATGGAAGAGACGAACGAATTGATGGATACTTTGGAAAATTTGTTAATCTGGAAACGGAAGGAACATGTCTTTTGGAAATGGATG aaagaaattttataa